One region of Candidatus Acidiferrales bacterium genomic DNA includes:
- a CDS encoding glycosyltransferase family 39 protein translates to MSRRLSILILLALSIGIYVGTCAWPPLLDSSDAGHAVAAREMLQNHNWVILHIDGIRYLEKPPLQFWLVAASYAVFGIDTFATRFPLALAVVGLTLMVYFFARRWFGARAGFYAGLVMCTSPGVFLFTRIMIPEAIYAFFFTATFYLFLRAWQGTISRRKGYWWAATLIALSVLTRSLIGFVFPVGIIFCFLLATGRLKEWRKLPLISSAIVFLIVALPWHIAAIFSGRGVFGGFFWFYFINEQIFRALGWRYPVDYEAVPLWLWLGELIVWFFPWIAFLPSGIRAIPHPREWRKQLDERSQALVLLCVWTLFILLFFSWTKSRMEYYSFSAWPAVAMLLGVGLERAEAAAARWLPRVQGALACMGVLIAGLLGAMLWLSRGIASTGDISSLMALHPTGFYRVAMSDFMDLTPQSFADLRHQAITALTVILVGFVGAWILRRRGRNLAADITLACMMGTFFFCANWALGVFTPRLSSEPLAKIIMKYYRPGDKIAFYGEYDAASSVGFYTGQQILLFNGRYNGLEFGSYYPDAPHIFLDDHTFWPVWRGGERVFLVVPPEEKQAALVRMPPEDTFLMAQMGDKEVYVNHRLTPDEPSLAQLKQQAESGKN, encoded by the coding sequence ATGAGCCGAAGACTTTCCATACTGATTCTTCTCGCGCTTTCCATCGGCATTTACGTAGGAACGTGTGCATGGCCTCCGCTGCTCGACAGCTCGGACGCGGGCCACGCCGTAGCCGCCCGCGAAATGCTGCAGAACCATAACTGGGTGATCCTGCACATCGACGGCATCCGTTATCTGGAAAAACCACCGCTGCAATTCTGGCTCGTCGCGGCGAGCTATGCGGTTTTTGGCATCGACACGTTCGCCACGCGATTTCCTCTGGCGCTGGCCGTCGTTGGGCTGACGCTGATGGTTTACTTCTTCGCGCGAAGATGGTTCGGAGCGCGCGCAGGATTCTATGCTGGTCTCGTGATGTGCACGTCGCCGGGCGTTTTCTTGTTCACGCGGATCATGATCCCGGAGGCGATTTACGCGTTTTTTTTTACGGCAACGTTCTATCTGTTTCTGCGCGCTTGGCAGGGAACGATTTCGCGGCGAAAAGGCTACTGGTGGGCGGCCACGCTGATTGCGCTTTCGGTTCTGACGCGCTCGTTGATCGGATTTGTCTTCCCGGTCGGCATTATTTTTTGCTTTCTGCTGGCGACGGGCCGCCTGAAAGAATGGCGAAAGCTGCCGCTAATTTCGAGCGCCATCGTTTTTCTCATTGTCGCCTTACCGTGGCACATTGCGGCAATCTTCAGCGGGCGCGGCGTTTTCGGCGGCTTTTTCTGGTTCTATTTCATCAATGAGCAGATCTTTCGGGCGCTGGGCTGGCGTTATCCGGTGGATTACGAAGCAGTGCCGCTGTGGCTCTGGCTTGGCGAGCTTATCGTATGGTTCTTCCCATGGATCGCGTTCTTGCCGTCGGGCATTCGCGCGATACCGCATCCGCGGGAATGGCGCAAGCAATTGGATGAGCGCTCGCAAGCATTGGTGCTCCTGTGCGTCTGGACACTCTTTATTTTGCTTTTCTTTTCGTGGACCAAGAGCCGCATGGAGTATTACAGCTTCAGCGCATGGCCGGCGGTCGCCATGTTGCTCGGCGTGGGGCTAGAACGCGCGGAGGCTGCAGCGGCGCGCTGGCTGCCGCGCGTGCAAGGAGCGCTGGCGTGCATGGGCGTGCTGATTGCGGGACTGCTCGGCGCGATGCTCTGGCTTTCACGAGGGATTGCGTCCACGGGTGATATTTCTTCGCTGATGGCGCTTCATCCGACAGGCTTTTATCGCGTGGCTATGTCGGACTTCATGGACTTGACGCCGCAATCGTTTGCGGATTTGCGGCATCAGGCGATCACGGCACTGACCGTGATTCTTGTTGGTTTTGTGGGCGCGTGGATTTTGCGCCGGCGGGGGCGAAACCTGGCCGCGGACATCACGCTCGCGTGCATGATGGGCACATTTTTCTTTTGTGCGAACTGGGCGCTTGGCGTTTTCACGCCGCGGCTTTCCTCGGAGCCGCTCGCGAAAATCATCATGAAATATTACCGCCCGGGCGACAAGATCGCGTTCTATGGCGAATACGATGCCGCCAGTAGCGTGGGCTTTTACACCGGGCAGCAAATCCTCCTTTTCAATGGACGATACAACGGCCTGGAATTCGGTTCCTATTATCCGGACGCGCCGCATATTTTTCTGGATGATCACACGTTCTGGCCCGTGTGGCGCGGGGGCGAGCGAGTTTTCTTAGTCGTCCCGCCAGAGGAGAAGCAGGCAGCTCTGGTGAGAATGCCGCCAGAGGATACATTCCTTATGGCGCAAATGGGCGACAAAGAAGTATACGTGAATCACCGATTGACGCCGGATGAGCCGAGCCTGGCACAACTGAAGCAACAAGCGGAATCAGGAAAGAATTGA
- a CDS encoding PadR family transcriptional regulator — protein MTNDKTDVWQGTLALMALKTLEVLGPLHGYGIARRIEQTSGNLLSVNYGTLYPALLKLEQEGYIASEWGVSDNNRRAKFYRLTRAGKKRVELAAREWEQTTAIVARFLSPEGERS, from the coding sequence ATGACCAACGACAAGACCGACGTCTGGCAAGGAACCCTGGCGCTGATGGCTCTCAAGACGCTCGAAGTCCTCGGCCCTCTCCACGGCTACGGCATCGCCCGCCGCATCGAGCAGACCAGCGGCAATCTCCTCTCCGTCAATTACGGCACGCTTTATCCCGCGCTCCTCAAACTCGAGCAGGAAGGCTACATCGCCTCCGAATGGGGTGTTTCCGACAACAATCGCCGCGCGAAATTTTACCGGCTGACACGCGCCGGCAAAAAGCGCGTCGAGCTCGCCGCGCGCGAATGGGAGCAAACCACCGCCATCGTGGCGCGCTTCTTATCGCCTGAAGGAGAACGCTCGTGA
- a CDS encoding nuclear transport factor 2 family protein, whose protein sequence is MRVWTKLAVGLGILATTLGAASVPAFAQSAPPEAYAIKDVLEKQVAAWNRGDIRGFMGGYRKSERTEFVSASGIFPGWQAVLDRYLHSYPDRAAMGRLTFSGIEVHVLCPDAAYVVGKFRLDRQSDTPEGVFTLIFRKFPEGWRIVNDHTTAYPPRAGMRKPS, encoded by the coding sequence ATGCGGGTATGGACGAAGCTGGCTGTCGGTTTGGGTATTCTCGCGACGACTCTGGGAGCCGCATCGGTTCCGGCCTTCGCGCAGTCGGCCCCGCCAGAGGCATACGCCATAAAAGACGTGCTTGAGAAGCAAGTTGCGGCGTGGAACCGCGGCGACATCCGGGGATTCATGGGTGGCTACCGGAAATCCGAGCGGACGGAGTTCGTCAGTGCCTCGGGAATTTTCCCGGGCTGGCAAGCGGTGCTCGACCGATATTTGCATTCGTATCCGGATCGCGCTGCCATGGGGCGCCTCACATTTTCCGGAATTGAAGTTCACGTTCTTTGTCCGGATGCGGCTTACGTCGTGGGGAAGTTCCGGCTCGACCGGCAGAGCGACACGCCCGAAGGCGTATTCACGCTGATTTTCCGCAAATTTCCGGAAGGGTGGCGAATCGTGAATGACCATACCACGGCGTACCCTCCGCGAGCGGGCATGCGAAAGCCCTCTTGA
- a CDS encoding beta-ketoacyl-ACP synthase III, protein MGKRIAAKIMGVTGYLPPRVMTNFDLEKIVDTSDEWIRTRTGIRERHYVDPGMAASHMATAAAMELLKTKNVNAEEIEMIIVASVTPDMMFPATACLVQDRIGAKNAWGFDLSGACSGFVYALTVGSQFVAAGTHRKVLVIGSDVMTSILDFKDRATCVLFGDGAGAVLVERAESDKEGIIDFMNDIDGSGGCNLYMPAGGSLHPPSAETVEKRMHYVHQEGQQVFKYAVKRMCDVSATLLERNGFTNRDLALLVPHQANMRIIRATQERLELDDSKVMINIDRYGNTTAATIPLGLRDAVNEKRLKKGDLVLVVSVGAGYTTGGILMRWAY, encoded by the coding sequence ATGGGCAAACGGATCGCGGCGAAAATCATGGGAGTGACGGGTTACCTGCCGCCGCGCGTAATGACAAATTTCGATCTCGAAAAGATCGTGGACACATCGGACGAATGGATTCGCACGCGCACAGGCATCCGCGAGCGGCACTACGTGGATCCCGGAATGGCCGCGTCGCACATGGCCACGGCCGCAGCGATGGAGTTGCTGAAAACCAAGAACGTAAATGCCGAAGAAATCGAGATGATCATCGTGGCTTCGGTGACACCGGACATGATGTTTCCGGCGACGGCCTGTCTGGTGCAAGATCGCATCGGCGCAAAAAACGCCTGGGGTTTCGATCTTTCTGGCGCGTGTTCAGGATTTGTGTATGCGCTGACGGTGGGCAGCCAGTTTGTCGCCGCGGGCACACACCGCAAGGTGCTCGTGATTGGATCGGATGTGATGACCTCGATCCTCGATTTCAAGGATCGCGCGACGTGCGTTCTTTTCGGAGACGGCGCCGGTGCAGTGCTGGTGGAGCGTGCGGAGTCCGACAAAGAAGGAATTATCGATTTTATGAACGACATCGATGGTTCCGGCGGCTGCAATTTGTACATGCCCGCGGGCGGATCGCTGCATCCCCCGTCGGCAGAGACGGTCGAAAAGCGCATGCACTATGTGCATCAGGAAGGGCAGCAAGTCTTTAAATACGCAGTGAAACGTATGTGCGACGTCAGCGCCACGCTGCTCGAACGCAATGGGTTCACGAACCGCGACTTGGCCTTGCTCGTGCCGCATCAGGCGAACATGCGCATCATTCGCGCGACGCAGGAGCGGCTGGAGCTTGATGACTCGAAAGTGATGATCAATATCGACCGCTACGGAAACACGACAGCGGCCACGATTCCGCTGGGCTTGCGCGACGCAGTGAACGAAAAAAGGCTCAAAAAGGGTGATCTCGTTCTGGTCGTTTCCGTCGGCGCGGGCTACACCACAGGCGGCATCCTCATGCGCTGGGCATATTGA
- a CDS encoding OsmC family protein, translating to MAVQTATVKWVEKEQFLATLPSGHVVPVDSDREHNSAPGPMELMLASLGSCSATDIVLILAKKRQKLESLEIIIQGERAADPPTVWKKLELIYRLRGKLEEKAVKDAIHLSLEKYCGAAATLRKTADLTFRYEILPGEK from the coding sequence ATGGCTGTCCAGACGGCAACTGTAAAATGGGTGGAAAAGGAACAATTTCTGGCAACGCTGCCTTCCGGCCACGTGGTGCCGGTTGATTCGGATCGCGAGCACAACTCCGCGCCGGGACCGATGGAGCTGATGCTTGCGTCATTGGGATCGTGTTCGGCGACGGACATTGTTCTGATTCTGGCAAAGAAGCGGCAGAAGCTCGAATCGCTTGAAATTATAATTCAGGGGGAACGTGCGGCGGATCCGCCGACGGTTTGGAAGAAACTGGAATTGATCTACCGCCTGCGCGGAAAACTCGAAGAAAAGGCCGTGAAGGATGCCATCCATTTGAGCCTCGAAAAATATTGCGGGGCGGCGGCAACGCTGCGCAAGACCGCGGATTTGACTTTTCGCTACGAAATCCTGCCGGGAGAGAAATAA
- a CDS encoding diguanylate cyclase, producing the protein MLSSTGIMGAVLLAGTVLLAAFFTYVYVLKRQGYLLVWAAAWLLIGLTSLTRMLAGWPSLSAWASSFEAWLMTIAALLFLLSARIYARATLRLPIALGIAVLSAFWAVADVRSWVTVSPYLGVALLLLVVARVFWMEGKKRDSPSDFLLASSFAVWGLLTIGMLFQNRGAWFENVDLRLPLLVPEFFCGVLMVMAVYEEERHRVERNMLALSNLNLATSSFVGAEIQKMLAQALDRVLNVARIPSGALCLHYGDAQGPISVVTTGLTDAFSAKVLEENLQDPIVKLVARLGGLVVLRDLSRDGDWEALEREPSFRRIRELLLAQNLRTVVGISLQAKERILGVLLLGTPDNRQFTPSELRLLLALGYQIGMAVENSYLIQQTSRRSEELHILNDIGQAMSSTLDSDALLETIYSEMRRLFDVSSFYIALNDTRRGQIRYELEVEENVRQEKHSRPATNRLTEYIIRERQPLLIRENFTAEVHRLGATPGRIAGSFCGVPIILYDCAIGVMAIHSKQERMFDESHMELMRLLASQAGVAIENARLFAEEQKKSRHLTLLNKISGHAIMTLNPEEMLTKVAEELEHEFTYDHLGIATMDYSAKELLIQAEAGKRRDAVGRRIALGEGLIGIVARNGQTTMVREVGPTTPQPLLPASVSAIALPINCADNLLGVLYAESSEPSDFRDEEIQLLRTLADLFAGALQNAVTFQKAQEQAITDGLTGVKTHRFLMEALSAEWKRSTRASRPFALVLMDLDRFKFVNDFYGHLEGDVVLQRVGLILEQNCRRSDVVARYGGDEFVILMPETNIEQARQIAGKLRSWVASDPLLRDKNITASFGIACFPTHGSTPQELIQVADASMYLSKHQGGNAVFTAETRAPGASKKWKRDVLEAYLGVMLHRQFSTGPEAFDEIYRRIEQFSQSLNEQNRAGSFERLPTAIVEMMTSLANAVDAKDQYTHGHSKKVSTYAAMIAQAAGLKPIEVEEVRLAGLLHDVGKVGIPEDILNKAGPLDADEWETMKSHTILGWKILDPLVELSNVREMVKHHHEFFDGSGYPDQLDRERIPLGARIIGVADAYDTITSPRVYKKARAAEPALAEIQRCAGAQFDPELVELFVAAIRKRPQPVLESVPPDGVADDSL; encoded by the coding sequence TTGCTGAGTTCGACCGGAATCATGGGAGCGGTATTGCTGGCTGGAACGGTTCTTCTCGCCGCTTTCTTTACGTATGTCTACGTGCTGAAGCGGCAAGGCTATCTCCTGGTCTGGGCCGCGGCCTGGCTGCTTATTGGATTGACGTCGCTGACGCGAATGCTCGCCGGATGGCCATCGCTGTCGGCGTGGGCTTCTTCGTTCGAAGCCTGGCTGATGACGATTGCCGCGCTCCTGTTCTTGCTATCTGCGCGAATCTACGCGCGGGCGACGCTCCGGCTTCCGATTGCGCTGGGAATCGCGGTGCTAAGCGCGTTCTGGGCTGTGGCAGACGTAAGAAGCTGGGTCACTGTGTCGCCGTATCTGGGAGTGGCGCTCCTGCTGCTGGTTGTCGCGCGCGTATTCTGGATGGAAGGAAAGAAGCGCGATTCTCCTTCGGATTTTCTGCTGGCAAGCTCGTTTGCGGTTTGGGGCTTGCTGACCATCGGGATGCTTTTCCAAAATCGGGGCGCGTGGTTCGAGAATGTCGATCTACGCCTGCCGCTGCTCGTGCCGGAATTTTTCTGCGGCGTGCTGATGGTGATGGCGGTCTATGAGGAAGAGCGTCACCGCGTGGAACGGAACATGCTGGCGCTCTCAAATCTCAATCTGGCGACTTCGAGTTTTGTCGGCGCGGAGATTCAAAAAATGCTGGCGCAGGCGCTGGATCGCGTGCTTAACGTGGCGCGAATTCCCAGCGGCGCGCTTTGCCTGCACTACGGAGATGCGCAAGGCCCAATTTCCGTGGTTACCACGGGCCTGACCGACGCATTCAGCGCCAAAGTGCTGGAAGAAAATCTCCAAGATCCCATCGTGAAGCTCGTAGCGCGTCTCGGCGGGCTGGTCGTGTTGCGCGACCTATCGCGAGATGGAGACTGGGAGGCGCTGGAGCGCGAGCCTTCGTTCCGGCGAATCCGCGAGCTCTTGCTGGCACAGAATCTGCGCACGGTCGTGGGAATCAGCCTGCAGGCCAAGGAGCGCATACTCGGCGTGCTGCTGCTGGGGACGCCGGACAACCGCCAGTTTACGCCTTCGGAATTACGGCTGCTGCTGGCCCTGGGCTATCAGATCGGAATGGCCGTGGAGAACAGCTACCTGATCCAGCAGACATCGCGGCGCAGCGAGGAGCTGCATATCCTGAACGACATCGGCCAGGCGATGAGTTCGACGCTCGACAGCGATGCGCTGCTCGAGACGATCTACAGCGAGATGCGCCGGCTGTTTGACGTTAGCAGCTTTTATATCGCACTCAACGACACGCGGCGAGGCCAGATCCGCTATGAGCTGGAGGTGGAAGAGAACGTTCGGCAGGAGAAACATTCGCGCCCGGCCACGAACCGCCTGACGGAGTACATTATTCGCGAACGGCAGCCGCTGCTGATTCGCGAAAATTTCACGGCCGAAGTTCACAGGCTCGGCGCGACCCCCGGGCGCATCGCGGGCAGTTTCTGCGGGGTTCCGATCATTCTTTATGACTGCGCCATAGGCGTGATGGCCATTCACAGCAAGCAGGAGCGGATGTTTGACGAAAGCCATATGGAGTTGATGCGTCTGCTGGCCAGCCAGGCCGGTGTGGCCATAGAGAACGCGCGCCTCTTCGCCGAAGAGCAGAAGAAGTCGCGCCACTTGACTCTGCTGAACAAAATCTCGGGACACGCCATCATGACGCTGAATCCCGAGGAAATGCTTACGAAGGTTGCCGAAGAACTGGAGCACGAGTTCACCTACGACCATCTCGGCATCGCCACGATGGATTACTCCGCCAAAGAATTGCTGATTCAGGCCGAGGCAGGCAAGCGGCGGGACGCCGTCGGACGGCGAATCGCGCTGGGCGAAGGCTTGATCGGGATCGTTGCGCGAAACGGGCAAACGACGATGGTGCGGGAGGTCGGTCCTACGACACCGCAGCCGTTGCTGCCCGCGTCTGTATCCGCGATCGCCCTGCCGATCAATTGCGCCGATAATTTGCTGGGCGTGCTTTACGCGGAGTCCTCCGAACCTTCGGACTTTCGCGACGAGGAAATTCAATTGCTGCGAACGCTCGCCGACCTTTTCGCGGGCGCGCTGCAGAACGCCGTTACGTTCCAAAAAGCACAAGAGCAGGCCATCACGGACGGCCTGACGGGCGTCAAGACGCACCGTTTCCTGATGGAAGCTCTGTCAGCGGAATGGAAGCGCTCGACGCGCGCGAGCCGCCCGTTTGCTCTTGTGTTGATGGACCTCGACCGGTTCAAATTCGTCAACGATTTTTACGGGCACCTGGAAGGCGACGTGGTCTTGCAGCGCGTCGGCTTGATTCTCGAACAGAACTGCCGCCGCTCAGACGTCGTGGCGCGCTACGGCGGCGACGAATTCGTGATTCTGATGCCGGAGACCAATATCGAGCAGGCGCGGCAAATCGCCGGGAAGCTGCGGAGCTGGGTGGCTTCCGATCCACTGCTTCGCGACAAGAACATCACAGCGAGCTTCGGCATCGCCTGCTTCCCAACGCACGGCTCAACGCCGCAGGAACTGATTCAGGTGGCCGATGCATCGATGTATTTGTCGAAACACCAGGGCGGCAATGCCGTGTTTACCGCGGAAACACGCGCGCCGGGCGCTTCAAAGAAATGGAAGCGCGACGTCTTGGAGGCGTACCTGGGTGTAATGCTCCATCGCCAATTTTCCACTGGCCCGGAAGCATTCGACGAAATCTACCGGCGCATCGAGCAATTTTCACAGTCGCTTAATGAACAAAATCGCGCCGGGTCTTTTGAAAGGCTTCCGACGGCAATCGTCGAGATGATGACTTCGCTCGCTAACGCCGTAGATGCCAAGGACCAATACACGCACGGGCACTCGAAGAAGGTTTCGACCTATGCGGCGATGATTGCGCAGGCCGCGGGATTGAAGCCCATCGAAGTCGAAGAAGTTCGCCTTGCGGGATTGTTGCACGATGTCGGGAAAGTAGGCATTCCCGAAGATATCTTGAATAAAGCGGGACCACTGGACGCCGACGAGTGGGAGACGATGAAGTCACACACGATTCTCGGCTGGAAGATTCTGGACCCGCTCGTGGAACTGAGCAACGTGCGCGAAATGGTGAAGCATCACCACGAGTTTTTTGATGGTTCGGGCTATCCCGACCAACTGGATCGCGAGCGCATCCCGCTGGGCGCGAGAATCATCGGCGTCGCTGACGCGTACGACACAATCACTTCGCCGCGCGTCTATAAGAAAGCGCGCGCAGCCGAACCGGCACTGGCGGAGATCCAGCGCTGCGCCGGAGCGCAGTTTGACCCCGAGCTTGTCGAATTGTTCGTCGCGGCAATCCGCAAGCGGCCTCAGCCCGTTCTGGAATCGGTCCCGCCCGACGGCGTAGCCGACGATTCTCTCTAA
- a CDS encoding ABC transporter permease has product MKSIRAFFSRFCGLFYGSARDRELADELESHLQMHVDENIRRGLAPVEARRQALIASGGMEQAKELYRDRRSLPFLETLWQDVRFALRMLRKSSGFTAVAVLTLALGIGANTALFSVVNGVLLNPLPYPHPEQVVLVSNTSSAIPETWVSYPDYLDLVRDNHSFSSLAAYESEVSFNLLGQGEPERVSVTEVSSAFFPTLGVTPVLGRNFSPAEDQLNGPPAVILSGGFWKTKFGGSPDILGKAINFDGTDYTVVGVLPENFYFCCENISYRVSDVFVPIGADKNPWMTDRKFHPGTFAIGRLKAGVSLAQARGDMDAMAHSLAVAYPDTDKDQDIRVTPLKEVMVRDIRPFLLVLLAAVGFVLLIACVNVANLLLARSTGRVREFAIRAALGARQGRVIRQLLTESVLLAVTGGALGLLLASWGTRAALSMLPSALPRASDVRLDPHVPLFTLIVSLLAGVLFGLAPALKISRPDLHETLKEGGRGESGVRYRTQGVFIVVEMALTVVLLVGAGLTIRTLVGLWSVNPGFDPHNVLSFNVGFPPTTATSSPAQIRASFRQLSDKIAAAPGVQSVSLMNAAFPMGDRYDLNFWLDGQPKPANSNIMPLSLWYLVGPDYLKVMKIPLLRGRFLTAQDDANSQGVCVIDEDFARKYFGNQDPIGKRLNFDAVYTQLQVVGIVGHVKQFGLDENARSLTRVELYASAPQLPDNLIQSWVSLTGYVVRTQGSPDATAGAIRDAVRGFNSKAVMFHAQTMDSVVAHSLASQRFAMALLAVFATLALILASIGIYGVISYVVGKRTHEIGLRIALGAQRTDVMKMVLGQAARLALNGLVAGLALSAGLTRLMSKILYGVSATDPVTFLGVSIVLTLVALAACYIPARRAMKVDPMVALRYE; this is encoded by the coding sequence ATGAAATCCATTCGCGCTTTTTTTTCGCGTTTCTGTGGTCTGTTCTACGGTTCCGCGCGCGACCGCGAATTGGCCGACGAGCTCGAAAGTCATCTCCAGATGCACGTCGACGAAAACATTCGCCGCGGCCTCGCTCCCGTCGAAGCTCGCCGCCAGGCGCTCATCGCCTCCGGCGGCATGGAACAGGCCAAGGAACTCTATCGCGATCGCCGCAGCCTGCCGTTTCTCGAAACACTCTGGCAGGACGTTCGCTTCGCTCTGCGCATGCTGCGCAAATCCTCCGGTTTTACCGCCGTCGCCGTCCTCACTCTCGCCCTCGGCATCGGCGCCAACACCGCGCTTTTCTCCGTAGTCAACGGAGTTTTGCTCAATCCCCTGCCGTATCCGCATCCGGAGCAAGTCGTCCTCGTAAGCAATACGAGTTCCGCGATTCCAGAAACCTGGGTCTCGTATCCGGACTATCTCGACCTAGTGCGCGACAATCATTCTTTCTCTTCGCTCGCAGCTTACGAATCAGAGGTCAGTTTTAATCTCCTCGGCCAGGGCGAACCCGAGCGCGTCTCCGTTACGGAAGTTTCTTCCGCCTTTTTCCCTACTCTCGGCGTCACTCCAGTTCTCGGCCGGAATTTTTCGCCTGCGGAAGATCAATTGAACGGCCCTCCCGCCGTGATTCTCAGCGGTGGCTTCTGGAAAACGAAATTCGGCGGCTCGCCGGACATCCTCGGCAAAGCCATCAACTTTGACGGCACGGACTACACCGTTGTCGGCGTGCTTCCGGAGAATTTCTATTTCTGCTGCGAGAACATTTCTTACCGAGTGAGCGACGTCTTCGTCCCCATCGGCGCCGACAAGAACCCGTGGATGACGGATCGCAAATTTCATCCGGGAACTTTTGCCATTGGGCGGCTGAAGGCGGGCGTCTCGCTGGCTCAGGCTCGCGGAGACATGGATGCCATGGCGCACAGTCTTGCGGTCGCCTATCCCGATACAGACAAAGACCAGGACATCCGCGTTACGCCGCTCAAGGAAGTCATGGTGCGAGATATCCGGCCGTTCCTTCTGGTGCTGCTCGCCGCAGTCGGCTTCGTGCTGCTGATTGCCTGCGTCAACGTTGCCAACTTGCTGCTCGCGCGCTCTACCGGACGTGTCCGCGAATTCGCCATTCGCGCCGCGCTCGGTGCCAGGCAGGGCCGCGTCATCCGCCAATTGTTGACGGAGAGTGTTCTGCTGGCGGTGACTGGCGGCGCGCTCGGTTTGCTGCTGGCTTCGTGGGGAACGCGCGCGGCGCTGTCGATGCTTCCCAGCGCTTTGCCGCGCGCCAGCGACGTGCGCTTGGACCCGCACGTCCCTCTCTTCACCTTGATCGTCTCCCTTCTCGCTGGAGTTCTCTTTGGCCTCGCCCCTGCTCTCAAAATTTCGCGACCCGATTTGCACGAAACTCTCAAAGAGGGGGGCCGCGGTGAAAGTGGCGTACGTTATCGCACTCAGGGTGTCTTTATCGTGGTCGAAATGGCACTTACTGTTGTCCTGCTTGTTGGCGCAGGACTCACGATTCGCACTCTCGTCGGCCTCTGGAGCGTCAATCCGGGCTTCGATCCGCACAACGTGCTCAGCTTCAACGTCGGGTTTCCGCCTACCACTGCCACCAGCAGTCCGGCGCAGATTCGTGCCAGCTTTCGCCAGCTCTCTGACAAAATCGCCGCTGCTCCCGGCGTTCAGTCCGTTTCGCTGATGAACGCCGCATTCCCCATGGGCGACCGGTATGATCTGAACTTTTGGCTCGACGGACAACCGAAGCCGGCGAACAGTAACATCATGCCCCTCTCCCTGTGGTATCTCGTGGGCCCCGATTACCTGAAGGTGATGAAGATTCCACTGCTACGCGGACGCTTCCTCACGGCGCAGGATGACGCCAATTCCCAAGGGGTCTGCGTCATCGACGAAGATTTCGCTCGCAAATACTTCGGCAATCAGGATCCCATTGGCAAGCGACTTAATTTCGACGCCGTCTACACACAGCTTCAAGTCGTCGGCATAGTCGGTCACGTTAAGCAATTCGGTCTGGATGAAAATGCTCGTTCGCTTACGCGGGTGGAGCTCTATGCTTCCGCTCCGCAGCTTCCCGACAATTTAATTCAGTCTTGGGTGAGCCTCACTGGCTATGTGGTTCGCACGCAGGGTTCGCCGGATGCAACCGCCGGTGCGATTCGCGACGCCGTCCGTGGATTCAACAGCAAAGCGGTCATGTTTCACGCACAAACCATGGACAGCGTCGTCGCGCATTCACTTGCCTCACAGCGCTTCGCGATGGCTCTGCTGGCTGTCTTCGCCACGCTCGCGCTGATTCTCGCCAGCATAGGAATCTACGGCGTGATTTCCTACGTTGTCGGCAAGCGGACGCATGAAATCGGCCTGCGCATCGCGCTCGGCGCGCAACGGACGGATGTGATGAAGATGGTCCTGGGTCAGGCCGCGCGCCTCGCGCTAAACGGTTTGGTGGCTGGCCTTGCGCTTTCGGCGGGATTGACTCGTCTGATGTCAAAAATTCTCTACGGGGTTAGCGCCACCGATCCCGTCACATTCCTCGGCGTCTCGATCGTGCTCACGCTCGTCGCCCTCGCCGCATGCTACATTCCCGCTCGCCGCGCCATGAAAGTGGACCCAATGGTTGCTCTCCGCTATGAATAA